A region from the Bactrocera dorsalis isolate Fly_Bdor chromosome 1, ASM2337382v1, whole genome shotgun sequence genome encodes:
- the LOC105223158 gene encoding uncharacterized protein LOC105223158, with the protein MTSAISNLLQSLRLNSALKKSNSTSANPALHKTFPQEPSNGLLPRGLAEIPLSVVAQHDEYSDCWIVIYDRVYDVTQFLRDHPGGEDIIMEHAGRDATLAFHGTGHSRSAIEQMGDYLIGELPPKERIFSKGSAKVLSIDVPQ; encoded by the coding sequence ATGACTTCTGCTATCAGCAACTTACTGCAGAGCTTGCGTCTCAACTCGGCGTTGAAAAAATCCAACAGTACTTCCGCAAATCCTGCGCTGCATAAAACATTCCCACAGGAACCCAGCAATGGCCTGCTACCGCGCGGCCTTGCCGAAATACCGCTGTCCGTTGTGGCACAACATGATGAGTACTCCGACTGTTGGATTGTCATTTACGATCGCGTTTATGACGTCACACAATTTCTACGCGATCATCCCGGTGGCGAGGATATCATAATGGAGCATGCCGGCCGCGATGCAACTTTGGCTTTCCATGGCACTGGACACTCACGCTCGGCGATCGAACAAATGGGCGACTATCTGATCGGTGAATTACCGCCCAAGGAGCGCATCTTCAGCAAGGGTAGCGCGAAAGTGCTATCTATTGACGTGCCGCAGTGA
- the LOC105223159 gene encoding class E basic helix-loop-helix protein 22 — MDHSNLPFGFALPGHAHMPIPPTPNLMSGHPGPTSSPPQSVPGRRTPLGAVGLGGFYAQGLGMSQQGSMPTDENKPSPSALGAVSGGSMGHGRKSPPQSLSGGTTTVAAGSGTSGSGGSGKQKNRQAKTVRLNINARERRRMHDLNDALDELRSVIPYAHSPSVRKLSKIATLLLAKNYILMQQNALDELRRLLAYIQSTSGAAPLDLGSFPAAAKLQALLQGPHEPPNSS; from the exons ATGGATCATTCAAATCTGCCATTCGGTTTTGCTTTACCCGGTCATGCACACATGCCAATACCACCAACACCAAATTTGATGTCCGGCCATCCCGGCCCCACATCCAGCCCACCGCAAAGTGTGCCTGGTAGGCGAACACCGCTTGGCGCTGTGGGACTCGGCGGCTTCTATGCACAAGGACTTGGCATGTCACAGCAAGGATCCATGCCGACAGATGAGAATAAGCCCAGTCCAAGTGCACTGGGGGCTGTTAGTGGCGGAAGTATGGGACATGGACGCAAATCCCCACCACAATCCCTATCTGGTGGTACGACCACCGTGGCCGCCGGCAGTGGGACAAGTGGAAGCGGTGGCAGTGGCAAACAGAAAAACCGACAGGCAAAAACAGTGCGACTGAATATAAACGCGAG AGAGCGACGACGCATGCACGATTTGAACGATGCTCTGGATGAACTACGCAGCGTAATACCTTACGCGCATTCGCCTTCCGTGCGGAAGCTATCAAAGATCGCCACATTGTTGTTAGCTAAGAACTATATACTAATGCAACAGAATGCTTTGGACGAGTTGCGACG ACTCTTGGCCTACATTCAGAGCACAAGTGGCGCAGCACCGCTAGACTTAGGCTCGTTTCCTGCCGCCGCAAAACTACAGGCACTCTTACAGGGGCCCCACGAGCCACCGAATAGTAGCTAA